A portion of the Staphylococcus felis genome contains these proteins:
- a CDS encoding zinc-binding alcohol dehydrogenase family protein, translating to MKSIIAKHAFKLSDGNLFEKVTREKPIVNAHEVGIAVHASGVNPIDTKTRQTPLQTEARVLGYEGAGVVEAVGEDVTRFKVGDCVMFVGAPKWEGSNQTYQVLDEAYMTHLPEQLTFEEGASLPLTAFTAYETLFDVFGISENPEQNKGKTLLIINGAGGVGSIATQIAKAYGLQVITTASRDETMTWSRKMGADIVLNHREDLVSQFDAQHLPQPDYIFCTYDTDMYYDVMIDLIKPRGHIMTLVTFKEKQDLNALKQKSVTLTHESMFTRLTYEIETQYYQKYLDDLALKLQDGTYQATLTEVLEGLTTENVYRAHEKMEHQSHVGKLVIKF from the coding sequence ATGAAGTCTATTATTGCAAAACACGCTTTTAAATTGTCAGATGGGAATTTATTTGAAAAAGTGACACGTGAAAAACCAATAGTGAATGCTCATGAAGTAGGAATAGCTGTTCATGCATCAGGTGTGAATCCGATTGATACAAAGACGCGTCAAACACCACTTCAGACTGAAGCACGTGTATTAGGATATGAAGGGGCAGGTGTTGTTGAAGCAGTAGGTGAAGATGTGACACGTTTTAAAGTAGGGGATTGTGTGATGTTTGTCGGTGCACCTAAATGGGAAGGGTCGAATCAAACTTATCAAGTATTAGATGAAGCGTATATGACGCATTTACCTGAACAATTGACATTTGAAGAAGGTGCTAGTTTACCTTTAACGGCGTTTACAGCATATGAGACGCTATTTGATGTTTTTGGTATTTCAGAAAATCCAGAGCAAAATAAAGGTAAGACATTGCTCATTATTAATGGTGCAGGCGGTGTGGGATCCATCGCAACGCAAATTGCGAAAGCGTATGGGTTACAAGTCATAACGACAGCTTCTAGAGATGAAACGATGACGTGGTCTCGAAAAATGGGAGCTGATATAGTGTTAAATCATCGTGAAGATTTAGTTTCACAATTTGATGCACAACACTTACCGCAACCAGATTATATTTTCTGTACGTATGATACAGATATGTATTACGATGTGATGATCGATTTGATTAAGCCACGCGGACATATTATGACACTTGTGACATTTAAAGAAAAACAAGATTTAAATGCGTTGAAACAAAAAAGTGTGACATTAACGCACGAATCTATGTTTACACGATTGACTTATGAGATTGAAACGCAATATTATCAAAAGTATCTTGATGATTTGGCTTTAAAATTACAGGATGGCACGTATCAAGCGACGCTAACAGAGGTCTTAGAAGGCTTAACAACTGAGAATGTATATCGAGCACATGAAAAGATGGAGCATCAATCGCACGTTGGTAAGTTAGTCATAAAATTTTAG